TGGACCAGCAGGTGGACGCCAGTTCGCCCAACCACTCGAACTACTCGAATCTCacgaacagcagcagcggcagcagtgcCAGCAGTCCTTCGGCCTGCTCATCCTCGTCTTCCTCATCCTCGGCTCCCCAATACAGTGCGGATATCCGGGCGGCTGCACTGcatccacagcagcagcagcaacagcagcagcagagagGATCTGCCTCCGGATCGCGctcaggatcaggatcagcGAAGACCTGTGAACTGGACGTGGGCGAGGAGCGGGATACTTTCTCGCCCGTTTCCAGTCCGGATTGCAACGGAGCTGCCGCCGTGAATGTTCTGCCCTCTTCGAGTGGCTCTGTGGACAACAAGATCTACGAGGGAGGCAGCAAGGTGAAGCCACCTTCCAAAGAGGAGAAGCAGCGCCAGAACGAAGAGATCGTGTGCATGGAAACCTCGACAGTGTCCACGGAAACTGGTTCCTGGGAGTCCATGTACCCCGCAGCAGGCGTTGCTCCGCAAGCTGAACCCGAGGAAATGGAAGCCTCTACGGTTTTCAAAGGCATCAGTGCCAGCACGTTGCTGCGGGACCTGGAGAAGCGGGATCAGCCGTTGTCCACCTCGGGAACCAGTGCCTGCTTCATAGACGCCTCCTCGCTGAGGGACGAGGACGAGGTGCTGTCCTTCCCCAGTCTAGATGGTCACGGCCAGGAGGAAGAAGTCGGGCAAGAGGCGACTGGCGACGAGGAGCCTGAGGATGAGCCCTCGCCCACTGAGCAGCTTGAGCAGTTTCACAAGTCCTTTGCCAGGTGCAAAGGCTTGAGACTaacacaacaacagcaacaacaacagcagcagcagagagAGCCGGAACAGGAGGATCCCCCTGACGAGCCGGCGGAGGAGCGACATGCTCCCATGTCGGTGCCCTACAGCTTCCAGCACAATGCCCAACACTTCAGTGTGCTGCCCCTGGGCAGCAGTCCCAAGTTCACCCACCACCAGCATCCGCACAACCAGAGTCAGCAGCATCATCCCGATCTCAGCTACACCACGGACTACTCCTCCAGCAGTCCGGCTCCGAGTTTAGTGTGGTCAGAGCAGGGCAGGAACCACCAGggcgcctcctcctccacgcCCCACAACTCGATGGTGCACATAGAGCCCGCGTCGGCAGGGAGCAATAACTCCTCCATTCACCGGGACTACACGCTATCTTCCTCATTGTCGCATCACAGGGACTCGGGTGCCTATTGCAGTGATGCCACGGATTCGCCACTGCCTCTGCCCCGCACTCCCAAGAGAAGTTCCAAGTTCGATGAGGCCAATCCCATTGTTTCGGGCGGAGCATCCATTGAGGATTTCCGGGAGAAGCAGTGCGAGAGTCCCAGCATTAAGAGACGCACAGACACCTGCCCGATAGTCTCGGGCGGATTTGTGTCCCTGGACTTTGCGCCCACTCGCCCGCTGGCggatgacgacgacgaggaggaaCTGGGTGAAGATCCTGAATTAGCTGGTGTGGAAATGCGCGTGAAGACGGGGGTTCAGAGAAAGCCCGTTCCCGGCATTGCTTCCTGGGTGGTGGACATGAGTGACTGCCGGCCGGAGAGGCGGaggagcaccagcagcaccacctcCAGCTTCCGGGAGCGCTCCGACTCCAACAGTTCGCACAAGAGCGGCTGTGGCTTCTACGTTTCCTTGGATGACATGGACAGGAAGCCTCAAGAGCAACCAAAGGCAGCAGCGGTGGCACCTCCATCGCAGCTGAGCAAATCCTACACGGCACCCAAGTCAGCTGGATTCTTCGTGGATCTTTCCCAGAGCGCCAAAGATGAAGAGGTGGCACCGAAGAGTCAGGAGGTGACCGAAGACAAGGAGGAAGCCAAGCCAGAACCCAAGAACATATTCAGTATGTTCATTGATTTTGGGGAGCAAAAGACATCGCGTTCCAATGGCAGAAAGGAACCATTGAGTCTGGCTCAGAGGTTGTCCAGCTCCTTGAGCTCTTCCGCTTCGAGAAGGGGAGACACCGAAGTGATGAAGTCCAGCGCCAGTTCCACGGAGACCCTGATGGCCAAGAGCGCCAACCAGAAGGATGTGTCTGCAGGAGCTGGTGAGAGCAAATCGCTGGACTACAGATGCAACCTGGAGCCACCGCTGACAGTGGCTGCACTGCGTCGTCTGTCGCAGCAGCATCGCCAGCAAAGCGATCCCGCCAAGCGCCACAGCTGGGGCAGCAATGGTCAGCCGGAGCAGGCATCCGTATCGGGAGCAGGCAACGATTGCAAGCGATCCATCAGTCTGACTGCCAACGGAGCCACTGATTCGGGAGCGGGTCTAATGAGCATCATTGACAAGCTGCCCATTATATCGAAGGCCTCCTCCCTCTCCATCGATAGCTCCGTTTCTCCGTACGATGATTTTAGTGGATCCAATCCTGGAATAAGCAGCTGTtcggaggaggagcagggcCAAGTCCAGGGAAGGATCAAGAAGAGGCGAAGGGATGTTCAAATAAATGAGACGTATGACAAATCCAGCTTGGCTTCGGTAACTGAGGGCATTCTATCCAAGGACTTGTCGCCCGCTTCCAATACAGACACCGATGATCTCACCTTCCAGCAGGACGAACAGCTTGCCAAGGAGCAGGCGGAACTGGTCGCAGTGCCCCTCCAGCTGACCAGCAGCTCCAATCGCACCAGCAGCGTAATGGAGACCATCATCGAGGCCAAGGAGACGGCGTCGCCCAAGAAGCAGGTTACACTCAGCAATGGCCATACCATGGAATCCTTACACGCCACCATCGAGAAGCAAAAGCAACTGCTGGAGACGGTCAACGAGCACGGAGAACAGACGACACAGCAGCCCTCCCAGATCCCCTCGAGCTTCGTCAAGCTGTCCGACATGGATAAGCCCGTGAAGCACGATCTGCAGTCACCGGATTCGATGAGCAAGAGCGTGGGCAACAACCACAGAAGCTCCCAGCTGGGTCAGAGACTCTACAGGGATGAGAACCGTGCTCGTCCCCACTCCTGGGCCATGACCCGATCCACGGGCAACACGTTGCAGAACTTCACCAACTCGGTGGACAATATAAGGAGTCTCTCGCGACTGTTTCCAAACTTCTCGAAGGAGTTTTCCAACTCCCTGCCCAACGGTATGACACTGGAACAGGTGCAGGGTCAGCAGGTGGACTACATCCAAACGGATCTCAGTGCGGACTCAAGTCTTGCCTCCAGTTTCAGTAGATCGGGAATGGATGAATCCTCGCTGAGCTGCAGGCAGCCCAGGCGTTTGGGGGAGGATTTGCTCAAGATGTTCCTGCAGGAAATTGCCACGGACATGCTGGTGGAGGTGCACGGTCGACGTATCCGTGCCCACAAGTGCATCCTGCGCTCTCGTTGTCAGTACTTTGCTGCCATGCTGGCGGGGCACGGATCGCAGAGCGTGGTCTCCCTGCAGGGTTACTCCTATGCAGCCGTGCACTTTGCCTTGTGCCACATCTATTCAGGTGCCTCGCATCCGCCGGATGGGATCAGTCTGATGGAGCTGGCGGCTCTGGCGGACTTGCTGGGACTGGAGGGTCTCAAGGAGGTGACCTCTCATGCTCTGAAGACGAACTACTGCCACAACTTCCACAAGCCATGCTCCGGCTGCACCGATGGCATCCTGCAGGTGCTACCCGTGGCGTTGAACCATGCTCTGGATGATCTGTACAGGAAGTGCCTGCGCTGGACGTGTCGCCACTACCTGAAGGTGTGGCCAACCAGGCAGTTCGCTCAGCTGCCCCCAGACATACTCGGCCGATGCCGCCAACAGATCGTCGCGTACATGGTGTGTATTTGGATAAACTCTTCTCTAAATTAAGTGGATAACCACTCTCTATTTTTCACCCTTAGACATCGGAGACGGTGCTGGACACGGTGCTCGATTGCGACCACTTGCTGGCCCAACTGTCGGCCTATCGCTGGGGCCACGTCTGCGAGCAACTGGTGCGGGAGATCTTAGAGGCAGCGTACGCCTATGTGGGCGACCACTTTGCCAGCCTGATTGCCAGCGATTCCTTCCTCTCGCTCGGCCACGACCGCAGCAGGCACATCCCGCGCTTGGAGACCCTGCTCCTGCACACGGCAGCGGAGCTGACTCCGGAGCAGGCGTGCCGTAGCTATCAGCGGGTAACGCGCCTTAACACCGTGCTGCAGGCAAAGGTCATCCATATGCCGGCCAGCTTGGGTCAATCGGAGCTGGCGCGGGAGCTGCAGGGTCTGCAGGAAGAGCAATTGGACTGGCAGCCGGAATACATCCGACTGGTAGGGGCACTCGTCTACGCGGTGGAGCAGTGCCTCATCCGACAGTGCTCGAGAGCTATGCGCGTAACGGCCTGGCAACGCATGGACCTGGAGCTACGTAAGAAGATTCAGACGCTGGCCCGTCTCACTGAACCACTCGACATGAAGCGGCAAAACGGCAAGCCGGTAAGCAAGGCATTTTCCTTTGGCGGAAGCACACGCAGCCAGGACCTCGTGCAGATCAAGTTGGCCATTCAAGCTCAGACGAAGCGAGCCCATGCTCAAGAGACACTCATGTACAAAGCTACGCAGACTCAGGACGCGTCTGGTGGAGCTGGCCACGTGCAAACTGCCGATAGAGGAGTGCAGGCGAATCATGAGTCGCGGGAAGGAGGTAGTAAGTTCAATAAgtttgatgatgatgattgaTGAGttaagcattttttttattatccAGGCAAACTGCTCAAGTCCAACTCCCGTGCGTATGTTCCGCATCGCGCCAGCTCCCAGGTTGCTTCGGAGCGGAACAGCATAAATCTTCATAGACGCACACAGTCAGAGGCTCCGCCAGTGACCCACAGGAAGCCGAATGCGGTTCCAGCCGCTACAGTAGAATCAAAGTCTGCCCAAGGAAAGGCTACCACTGCAACTGCCAAACTTGGCGAAGTGCGACCCCGTTATCTGGAGCCGCGTAAGCCAAGGGCTGTGGctccagctgcaacaaacGGCCATGGAGCCGGTCCCGTGCGAAGTGCCACCAGCTCGAGCATCCCAGCCAACGGGGGCAGAAAGGCGCCAGCCAAAAACCTGCACATCTCCTCCAGCGACAGCTCACGAAACTCGAGTCCAGCGGCACGGAGAGTGCAGAATGGCACACGTCTGGGCAACAAGTCAAGCAATCTGTCCATGGACAGCCTGGCATCGCCGGCACGTCGTGCTAAGAGCAGCTCTAGGGGACCACAGGACCGATACTCCTCCGACCAGAACTCGCTGGCGGAGAGCATGAAGAGCTCTGTGATCACCAACAAAACGATCTCACACGAGTCGCTCTCAGGTAGCTCGAAACTGGCTAGAATTCAGCAGATAAATGGCCATACAAAAGGAGCTGCAACGGGAAAAATCAAAGCAACGCAGCGGGGCTCCACTGTGGGCAATAAGTCAACCCGCCAGCTGAAGCAACAGCACAACGCAATGGCCTCCAACGGGTCCAGTCCCAGCTCGGTGCACACGACCAAGTCAGCGGCCAGTCGTCTCTCCTCCGTCAGCAGCACACTCTCCACGCGGGAATTGTTTAAGCAGCGCTCTATTTCAGTGCCCGCAGGTGGCACAGATGGAGCGCCAAACAAGGGGCGTCACAGCTTCCTATCGGCCAAGTCCCGAGAGATCCTGGCCAAGCGGGCGGAGAAGAACAagctacagcagcagcaacagcaacaaaagcaaactgAAGCGCCTGTCGAGGACCGCGGCTCAGTCCAACTGCGGTCGTCCGCTGGCCCCCTGCGCTCCTCCTCACATTCCGCGGTGTCGAGCATGCTGCAGCAGCATAATCTGCGCAACAGCCTTCCCTCCAACATTCCCACCAGACGCCCCAATACGCTGCATCTGAAGAAAACCACAGCGGCGACAAACGGAATGGGCGGCCCCACTAAAACAACCACCAACGGAATGTCGAATGGAACGTACAAGTCGGCCCAGGCGGTTAAGCAGAAGCTGGACCTGCTCATCGATGCCCAGATGGAGGGTGTGGTGCCCAGGGAGCGTGTGGAGTCCAAGCTGGAGCGCTCAAGCACCTTTTGCAAAGACAGCGCCGATCTGGACATCAGCGAATTGCAGATAGTGGAGTAATCGAGTAAAGAATGATAAGCAAGCGCATCAAATGGGGTGAGCATGTCGACTGAGGTTCTAAATAAGCAGGGTAACCATATGGAATCTCTTATCTTTTCAGGTCGTATAAAATATGGCTCCGAATAGATGTCTACCCGAATCCAGAACCATACACGTCCCATAAGGCAACACTAGTCAATAATCTAGCATGCAGCTGCCGTTGCAGTTGGCGCATGAAACCATTATACAATAACGATAATAACGAGATGATGTTACTACCAACAGACAACCGCGATAATTAAATACGTTATGACAGACATCCGGaacccaaaaacaaacataacaAGTTATTGCCGTTTAACCTAACCCACTCCGAAGTATAACTATATTAGCTTATTGCGTTAGGGAAGTTTATGCAAAGCGGATAAGACAGACAAACtggaaacaaaacaaaacaaaagaaaacacaacaaaaaaactgaacatgaaaatgaaaacaagtaTTTGGTGATATTATTTAGAGTGCGCTTTATGTTTACGTTAAATGCCAAGCGACAAGTGCTTATAACCCGAACTCTCTACTCAAAGTACGATCTAGTGGATCCAAGGATGCTCTACTATATGCTTTATGCGCTTTGCAGGCTGCATTTAAGGTCCTTTTCTCTATATTCCCGCTTTATTGTCAAAGCCCGCCCAATATAACATAATACATGTATGGAATTCTGTCCATACATGAGAAATTTATTGATGGATTTGAAACCATCTCTTTAATTTAAGCTTGGACTTTTTATACTGTTGTTTATTTAACTCGTACTCGTAACAATGGCGCATTACTTCAGCAAGGCAACCAAGGAAACGTCtctaacattttattttttaaaattatttataaattttacttATTTGGTAAACATTGAACGCAGCGAGCGAAAGTGAATTTTTGTAAGCAACGGCATTGATACattgataatgataatgaagTGCAAGAGTAATAAATGTGtgtatttattaaaagttACCATATATTAAACatggcttttattttatttcggttgGGAATGGGATCCTATAAATAAAGTTCGCTACCAActaatattgaaatattaactaaatgcataaatgaatttatttaataattattatccAGCTGATGAATATAGTGGGCCTCATACCAAATGCTTTGTAAATTCCTATTCTTCCGTTCTACATGTTATCTATTCGCTATTCGCTACAATTTAAGTATCATACAAAGCGCGTCTCGCATTCATTAAAACTCCACACGGATGCTAATTACAATCGCAACTGGGATTACAATAATTATCGTATAATAAGGAGCCTCCCAGTCATATAATCCTTGATAATATTCGACACGTAGATCGCGGGCGTGTAAATAGTAGAGCTTACATGTAGACTAAGGCTAGCCGGTGGTAGCTATGAGTTCATGGAGATTACCCAGTGGTTGAACACATTACGGCAGTGGATGACCACACACTCGTTGCTGCAGTACTCGTCCTCCCAGTCCGGATTTATGATGGCCGGCTTATTGCACTGCTCCCGGGTGCACTTCTGCACCCTAGCCGCTTCGGTGAGCAGCTGTATCTGATCGGGCGGCGGCTGCTGGACATCCACCGGCTGTGGCAGATCCTCGACAGCCTCCAATTTGGTTGTGACTAGAGCAGGTGGCTGGATGTCGGACTGATTGGGAGCCACAGCTGGTGGGGCGTCTGCCTCCGACGTGGCCTCTGACTCGGATAGCTGGTGGCGATAGCCCCTCATCAGACGCACATACTCGCGCTTCTCCTGCTCGTGCCGCAGGGCATAGACGTTCTTCTGCGTCTCGTCCAGGGACTCCCACATGGTTTGCACAATCACTTGCATTTGCTCCAACGAGCAGGACGGATTCTGCTGCTTGATGGCCGTTACGGTGTCCCGAAAAAAGAGAGCAAAAGGCGCCAGGGGTTTTGATGGTGCCTCTGCCATGGGCTGGTTTTGCTGTTGCTCCGGCTGAACCAGCATGTTCTGCCCTCCTACGCCTCCGCCTCCGCTGGCATATGTGTCGCAATTctcctcgtcatcgtcgttCAACATGGATTGATCCAGGCTAAGCATTCTCCGCGACTGCAAAGATACAAAGGGCATAACATTAGTGGCTGATTCGTGGCTCCAGTCCCAGCGCGCTCACTAGAAACTTCTTCATCCCAATCACAGAGTGAGCAACTAAACTAATGTACAAATCGCTTGCCCAAGCCCAGATCATTTGGGTGGCCGAAGCGGGggcggcagcggcagtggGGGCGGGGCAGTAGTGCTGTGTGCGTGTAGCTTGCGCTACTGATTGTGCgactgtgtgtgcgtgctgtTTGCTGATAAGAAGCTGACGCGGCGTTTGTCCCGCTCGCCCAAGCGATAACCCAGCAGTTTGGGCAGGGGGAGCAGAGAAGAAATAGCTCCTCCAGCTGGTCGCTGGCCCGCAGAAGCTACAACCCGCTAGTGTGCCGCTCTATTTCGATTCCGATCTCCCCGCTCGTTAAAAACCCATTACGGCCATCGATGAGCGCCAATTAGGGCGGACAGTGGTCGGTCAGCTGTGAAAACTCCCATTGCGGCCGGTGTACACTTGTCCAGTTGGCCGCTATGCTCCTCCGGATTGGAATCTGGATTGGATTGGGATGACCCTTCTCCACTTACGGCTTGGCTGGGGCTCTGGCTCTCCGCCGGCGTGTCGGTCAGCTCAAACACCTCGTCGCCGAATGAGGGAGTGTGGAACTGATTCATGACGCTCCTCCTGCAATTCGACCAGGCTTATTTACAAATAGAATTAAACAATTATCGTGGGCTTTAATTAGTGTGACCGCAGGCGGGTATGTGTCAAATGCGCCGGAACATTATTTTCCAACACTGTTTTGGTTCCCCAGCTGGAATCAGTTCAGATTAATCGCTGACATTAAACTTCGTTAtttatttgtacttttttcaaaatatatatgcattttcctaaacatattattaaaatcTTCTGAACTAATTTAATATCtgcaaagaaacaaaaataaaaaagaaccAGCTCAGTTCCTGTTTAGTTCCAGTTCCGCTTTTGAAGTACCGttgcttaaaatatttagtccATGCTGCTGTGATCAAAATTGACAGGTTCATTAAAATTAGATTAGATGTCTAGAGACTAGCAATAGAATTCCTTTTGGACCGTAAAGTGCAAAATTTACATATGATCAGTTTGAAAAGAATGCCGTGGAGCAATGTTCGCATATTTCTAAAGCTCGCCTCCCAGCGATGCCAGCTCCTAAGTGTGGGCTCCAAACAGGAGGCGTCTGCTGGACACCGATCCGGATCCTTTGAATCGGACGTGCTGGCGAGTACTTCGAATGCCAGGCACTTGGAGTGCCTGTTCGCCAAGTGGATGAGGGACAATAGCTCGGTCAATGGAGTGGGTGATATCATTTCCTGTAGCTTAAATACCTATTATTATAACCCATTGATTTCGCAGACCTGGCAGAATTTCTTTAAGGGAATGGTTAAGGAATGGTCTCCCAGTCCTGACGGGAACCAAAAAGCTGGAGGAGATGTTCTTCCCTCGGTGAGGCTGGGTATCTTTAATATGCTTTGCATTCTTCAATTTCTTTAACTTAATTACAGATAGGAACCACTTCCCCAACAGATGCAGCGATTGTGGCTCCAGTTCTGGGAAGGAGTACAGCAGTTTCCTATTCGGCATTGGACACTTCGGAAGGGGACTCCAACAGTTGCGTGGCTCAGTCTCAAAAGCAGGACATCGGAGTGCTTTTACACTCATCGGAAATCAGGACTTCTGGGATATACGACGAGGAGAAATTGCCCACATTACCCAAGAAAGGCTGTTCAACAAACGGATCAAAAGTGGGCAGCAAAGCTCATGGTTCGGTTTTAACCGGGATTCAAGTGGCACACAACATTTCTAGCAACTTGAACAGAAAAATGTC
This portion of the Drosophila santomea strain STO CAGO 1482 chromosome 3L, Prin_Dsan_1.1, whole genome shotgun sequence genome encodes:
- the LOC120450408 gene encoding uncharacterized protein LOC120450408 isoform X2, producing MDASPLSPEQAPILVTGRSLDQQVDASSPNHSNYSNLTNSSSGSSASSPSACSSSSSSSSAPQYSADIRAAALHPQQQQQQQQQRGSASGSRSGSGSAKTCELDVGEERDTFSPVSSPDCNGAAAVNVLPSSSGSVDNKIYEGGSKVKPPSKEEKQRQNEEIVCMETSTVSTETGSWESMYPAAGVAPQAEPEEMEASTVFKGISASTLLRDLEKRDQPLSTSGTSACFIDASSLRDEDEVLSFPSLDGHGQEEEVGQEATGDEEPEDEPSPTEQLEQFHKSFARCKGLRLTQQQQQQQQQQREPEQEDPPDEPAEERHAPMSVPYSFQHNAQHFSVLPLGSSPKFTHHQHPHNQSQQHHPDLSYTTDYSSSSPAPSLVWSEQGRNHQGASSSTPHNSMVHIEPASAGSNNSSIHRDYTLSSSLSHHRDSGAYCSDATDSPLPLPRTPKRSSKFDEANPIVSGGASIEDFREKQCESPSIKRRTDTCPIVSGGFVSLDFAPTRPLADDDDEEELGEDPELAGVEMRVKTGVQRKPVPGIASWVVDMSDCRPERRRSTSSTTSSFRERSDSNSSHKSGCGFYVSLDDMDRKPQEQPKAAAVAPPSQLSKSYTAPKSAGFFVDLSQSAKDEEVAPKSQEVTEDKEEAKPEPKNIFSMFIDFGEQKTSRSNGRKEPLSLAQRLSSSLSSSASRRGDTEVMKSSASSTETLMAKSANQKDVSAGAGESKSLDYRCNLEPPLTVAALRRLSQQHRQQSDPAKRHSWGSNGQPEQASVSGAGNDCKRSISLTANGATDSGAGLMSIIDKLPIISKASSLSIDSSVSPYDDFSGSNPGISSCSEEEQGQVQGRIKKRRRDVQINETYDKSSLASVTEGILSKDLSPASNTDTDDLTFQQDEQLAKEQAELVAVPLQLTSSSNRTSSVMETIIEAKETASPKKQVTLSNGHTMESLHATIEKQKQLLETVNEHGEQTTQQPSQIPSSFVKLSDMDKPVKHDLQSPDSMSKSVGNNHRSSQLGQRLYRDENRARPHSWAMTRSTGNTLQNFTNSVDNIRSLSRLFPNFSKEFSNSLPNGMTLEQVQGQQVDYIQTDLSADSSLASSFSRSGMDESSLSCRQPRRLGEDLLKMFLQEIATDMLVEVHGRRIRAHKCILRSRCQYFAAMLAGHGSQSVVSLQGYSYAAVHFALCHIYSGASHPPDGISLMELAALADLLGLEGLKEVTSHALKTNYCHNFHKPCSGCTDGILQVLPVALNHALDDLYRKCLRWTCRHYLKVWPTRQFAQLPPDILGRCRQQIVAYMTSETVLDTVLDCDHLLAQLSAYRWGHVCEQLVREILEAAYAYVGDHFASLIASDSFLSLGHDRSRHIPRLETLLLHTAAELTPEQACRSYQRVTRLNTVLQAKVIHMPASLGQSELARELQGLQEEQLDWQPEYIRLVGALVYAVEQCLIRQCSRAMRVTAWQRMDLELRKKIQTLARLTEPLDMKRQNGKPVSKAFSFGGSTRSQDLVQIKLAIQAQTKRAHAQETLMYKATQTQDASGGAGHVQTADRGVQANHESREGGKLLKSNSRAYVPHRASSQVASERNSINLHRRTQSEAPPVTHRKPNAVPAATVESKSAQGKATTATAKLGEVRPRYLEPRKPRAVAPAATNGHGAGPVRSATSSSIPANGGRKAPAKNLHISSSDSSRNSSPAARRVQNGTRLGNKSSNLSMDSLASPARRAKSSSRGPQDRYSSDQNSLAESMKSSVITNKTISHESLSGSSKLARIQQINGHTKGAATGKIKATQRGSTVGNKSTRQLKQQHNAMASNGSSPSSVHTTKSAASRLSSVSSTLSTRELFKQRSISVPAGGTDGAPNKGRHSFLSAKSREILAKRAEKNKLQQQQQQQKQTEAPVEDRGSVQLRSSAGPLRSSSHSAVSSMLQQHNLRNSLPSNIPTRRPNTLHLKKTTAATNGMGGPTKTTTNGMSNGTYKSAQAVKQKLDLLIDAQMEGVVPRERVESKLERSSTFCKDSADLDISELQIVE
- the LOC120450408 gene encoding uncharacterized protein LOC120450408 isoform X1; this encodes MDASPLSPEQAPILVTGRSLDQQVDASSPNHSNYSNLTNSSSGSSASSPSACSSSSSSSSAPQYSADIRAAALHPQQQQQQQQQRGSASGSRSGSGSAKTCELDVGEERDTFSPVSSPDCNGAAAVNVLPSSSGSVDNKIYEGGSKVKPPSKEEKQRQNEEIVCMETSTVSTETGSWESMYPAAGVAPQAEPEEMEASTVFKGISASTLLRDLEKRDQPLSTSGTSACFIDASSLRDEDEVLSFPSLDGHGQEEEVGQEATGDEEPEDEPSPTEQLEQFHKSFARCKGLRLTQQQQQQQQQQREPEQEDPPDEPAEERHAPMSVPYSFQHNAQHFSVLPLGSSPKFTHHQHPHNQSQQHHPDLSYTTDYSSSSPAPSLVWSEQGRNHQGASSSTPHNSMVHIEPASAGSNNSSIHRDYTLSSSLSHHRDSGAYCSDATDSPLPLPRTPKRSSKFDEANPIVSGGASIEDFREKQCESPSIKRRTDTCPIVSGGFVSLDFAPTRPLADDDDEEELGEDPELAGVEMRVKTGVQRKPVPGIASWVVDMSDCRPERRRSTSSTTSSFRERSDSNSSHKSGCGFYVSLDDMDRKPQEQPKAAAVAPPSQLSKSYTAPKSAGFFVDLSQSAKDEEVAPKSQEVTEDKEEAKPEPKNIFSMFIDFGEQKTSRSNGRKEPLSLAQRLSSSLSSSASRRGDTEVMKSSASSTETLMAKSANQKDVSAGAGESKSLDYRCNLEPPLTVAALRRLSQQHRQQSDPAKRHSWGSNGQPEQASVSGAGNDCKRSISLTANGATDSGAGLMSIIDKLPIISKASSLSIDSSVSPYDDFSGSNPGISSCSEEEQGQVQGRIKKRRRDVQINETYDKSSLASVTEGILSKDLSPASNTDTDDLTFQQDEQLAKEQAELVAVPLQLTSSSNRTSSVMETIIEAKETASPKKQVTLSNGHTMESLHATIEKQKQLLETVNEHGEQTTQQPSQIPSSFVKLSDMDKPVKHDLQSPDSMSKSVGNNHRSSQLGQRLYRDENRARPHSWAMTRSTGNTLQNFTNSVDNIRSLSRLFPNFSKEFSNSLPNGMTLEQVQGQQVDYIQTDLSADSSLASSFSRSGMDESSLSCRQPRRLGEDLLKMFLQEIATDMLVEVHGRRIRAHKCILRSRCQYFAAMLAGHGSQSVVSLQGYSYAAVHFALCHIYSGASHPPDGISLMELAALADLLGLEGLKEVTSHALKTNYCHNFHKPCSGCTDGILQVLPVALNHALDDLYRKCLRWTCRHYLKVWPTRQFAQLPPDILGRCRQQIVAYMTSETVLDTVLDCDHLLAQLSAYRWGHVCEQLVREILEAAYAYVGDHFASLIASDSFLSLGHDRSRHIPRLETLLLHTAAELTPEQACRSYQRVTRLNTVLQAKVIHMPASLGQSELARELQGLQEEQLDWQPEYIRLVGALVYAVEQCLIRQCSRAMRVTAWQRMDLELRKKIQTLARLTEPLDMKRQNGKPVSKAFSFGGSTRSQDLVQIKLAIQAQTKRAHAQETLMYKATQTQDASGGAGHVQTADRGVQANHESREGGSKLLKSNSRAYVPHRASSQVASERNSINLHRRTQSEAPPVTHRKPNAVPAATVESKSAQGKATTATAKLGEVRPRYLEPRKPRAVAPAATNGHGAGPVRSATSSSIPANGGRKAPAKNLHISSSDSSRNSSPAARRVQNGTRLGNKSSNLSMDSLASPARRAKSSSRGPQDRYSSDQNSLAESMKSSVITNKTISHESLSGSSKLARIQQINGHTKGAATGKIKATQRGSTVGNKSTRQLKQQHNAMASNGSSPSSVHTTKSAASRLSSVSSTLSTRELFKQRSISVPAGGTDGAPNKGRHSFLSAKSREILAKRAEKNKLQQQQQQQKQTEAPVEDRGSVQLRSSAGPLRSSSHSAVSSMLQQHNLRNSLPSNIPTRRPNTLHLKKTTAATNGMGGPTKTTTNGMSNGTYKSAQAVKQKLDLLIDAQMEGVVPRERVESKLERSSTFCKDSADLDISELQIVE
- the LOC120450427 gene encoding TOX high mobility group box family member 4 isoform X2 produces the protein MIWAWASDLYISLVAHSVIGMKKFLSRRMLSLDQSMLNDDDEENCDTYASGGGGVGGQNMLVQPEQQQNQPMAEAPSKPLAPFALFFRDTVTAIKQQNPSCSLEQMQVIVQTMWESLDETQKNVYALRHEQEKREYVRLMRGYRHQLSESEATSEADAPPAVAPNQSDIQPPALVTTKLEAVEDLPQPVDVQQPPPDQIQLLTEAARVQKCTREQCNKPAIINPDWEDEYCSNECVVIHCRNVFNHWVISMNS
- the LOC120450427 gene encoding TOX high mobility group box family member 4 isoform X1; the encoded protein is MNQFHTPSFGDEVFELTDTPAESQSPSQASRRMLSLDQSMLNDDDEENCDTYASGGGGVGGQNMLVQPEQQQNQPMAEAPSKPLAPFALFFRDTVTAIKQQNPSCSLEQMQVIVQTMWESLDETQKNVYALRHEQEKREYVRLMRGYRHQLSESEATSEADAPPAVAPNQSDIQPPALVTTKLEAVEDLPQPVDVQQPPPDQIQLLTEAARVQKCTREQCNKPAIINPDWEDEYCSNECVVIHCRNVFNHWVISMNS